In Erigeron canadensis isolate Cc75 chromosome 6, C_canadensis_v1, whole genome shotgun sequence, the following are encoded in one genomic region:
- the LOC122603945 gene encoding uncharacterized protein LOC122603945 — protein sequence MEQNKHDEEFCSDDNSKLPSLSAKYPWFVVQNLQDLTHQFFSTLHNPSLKYQCRIPELSGRRIQGCFHGWIILSNHPHNDIWSLWNPSSNSRIISLPPLILKDEDYDSIAECCLSAPPDDPNSVILLTRTNKPTFVFCQLSPKRIKSLRKKPRWTEMSYAYQLKRITWDGLQLHSLTCCNGQVYALCTDNQITHIAIEIAIIVKDREVVIQLLAFGACPTPLSFRCFKQLSFLTATCKEMFYIIVGFHTDSDKIPYGVYLFKLEMTSVNWEDLECLKHWDMTRTEGLETEYCHDLKITHDLWEEVKDLKDGIFVVDLTRENLEFYNPVIASELGGYIHIQDKMDKVIYSYQLNNETISASPVPSFVLPTSHMSMWECRLEDDHKEAKFMVDSKQGKDEIVGTLITDNDIDVIESKLLDFPFDVLEMIMKFCVGVEYLNFRATCKRLNRAAPVIQWRNQVALHDYSSVSPWLMVVDQIRDIITFTDPMMGDNYFMRSTQLLSISDETIYYSRFGWLLFTTSDYTPAFFNPFTNDLRLLPKTGLCMSTYCFSHPPTSPDCMVVGFAHEKVLIHYVAREPSWHLFDLDTESQFRSICYLTFHETDLYALYETGELMVFKDLGEEDISWEILKTDAPRSCSESPAQYFLVKGDQHLLLVVMGSFGKLIEVFKLNDSTQEWEKVNGLGRHMIYLCDTTCLCIEAKTPEMENKIFLAQLSSGTKKIVFYSLETCTFHTFNGKSIQKKVDIVPTRYVCAHTWIEPSWSLHYPPNEEEE from the exons aTGGAGCAGAACAAGCATGACGAGGAGTTTTGTAGCGATGATAATAGTAAATTACCTTCTTTATCTGCAAAATATCCATGGTTTGTCGTTCAGAATCTTCAAGACCTTACTCACCAGTTTTTCTCCACCCTTCACAACCCGTCCCTTAAGTATCAGTGTCGAATCCCTGAGTTGTCCGGGAGACGTATCCAAGGCTGTTTCCATGGTTGGATCATTCTCTCAAACCATCCGCACAATGATATTTGGTCTCTTTGGAATCCATCATCCAATTCCAGGATTATATCTCTCCCTCCCTTAATTCTGAAAGACGAGGATTATGATTCTATTGCAGAATGTTGTTTGTCTGCTCCTCCCGATGATCCAAATTCAGTTATCCTGTTAACTAGAACCAATAAGCCTACTTTTGTCTTTTGTCAACTATCTCCCAAAAGAATTAAAAGCCTAAGAAAGAAGCCAAGATGGACCGAGATGTCATACGCTTACCAGCTCAAGAGAATAACCTGGGATGGTCTTCAACTACATAGTCTAACTTGTTGCAATGGTCAAGTATATGCTTTATGTACTGATAACCAAATTACTCATATTGCCATAGAAATTGCAATTATAGTGAAGGATAGAGAAGTTGTGATACAACTACTAGCATTTGGGGCATGCCCTACTCCTCTTTCATTCCGTTGTTTCAAGCAGCTTTCTTTTCTGACAGCAACTTGTAAAGAGATGTTCTACATTATAGTTGGTTTTCATACGGATTCTGACAAAATACCTTATGGTGTATATTTGTTTAAATTAGAAATGACTAGTGTAAATTGGGAAGACTTGGAATGTCTCAAGCACTGGGATATGACTCGTACGGAAGGTTTGGAAACAGAATATTGCCATGACTTGAAAATTACTCATGATTTGTGGGAAGAAGTGAAAGACCTTAAAGACGGCATATTTGTTGTGGATCTTACTCGTGAGAACTTGGAATTTTACAACCCTGTAATTGCATCAGAGTTGGGGGGATATATACACATTCAAGACAAAATGGACAAAGTAATATATTCGTATCAACTCAACAATGAAACCATCAGTGCATCTCCTGTGCCTTCTTTTGTGCTGCCAACAAGCCACATGTCTATGTGGGAGTGCAG GTTAGAAGATGACCATAAAGAGGCCAAGTTCATGGTTGATTCCAAACAAGGTAAGGATGAGATAGTGGGTACCTTGATTACGGACAATGATATTGATGTTATTGAATCCAAGCTACTTGATTTTCCATTTGATGTTCTGGAGATGATAATGAAGTTTTGTGTTGGCGTGGAATACTTGAACTTTCGTGCTACATGTAAACGTTTGAATCGAGCAGCACCTGTCATACAATGGCGCAACCAAGTAGCATTACATGATTATTCATCAGTTTCACCTTGGCTGATGGTTGTTGACCAAATTCGAGACATTATTACTTTCACAGATCCAATGATGGGTGACAACTACTTTATGAGAAGTACACAGTTGTTATCGATTTCTGatgaaacaatatattattCTAGGTTTGGCTGGTTGCTGTTTACGACTAGTGATTACACCCCAGCGTTTTTTAACCCCTTTACAAATGATCTCCGCCTGCTTCCAAAGACGGGTTTATGCATGTCAACCTATTGTTTCTCACACCCGCCTACTTCCCCTGATTGTATGGTTGTTGGATTTGCACATGAAAAAGTTCTCATCCATTATGTAGCCCGAGAACCAAGCTGGCATTTGTTTGATCTAGATACCGAGTCACAGTTTCGTTCTATTTGTTATCTAACATTCCATGAAACAGATCTTTATGCCTTGTACGAGACAGGAGAACTTATGGTTTTCAAAGATCTGGGTGAAGAAGATATCTCTTGGGAAATTCTTAAGACAGATGCCCCTAGAAGTTGTAGCGAATCTCCGGCACAATATTTTTTGGTGAAAGGTGACCAACATCTCTTACTAGTTGTTATGGGTTCGTTTGGAAAACTCATAGAGGTATTCAAGCTGAATGATTCTACACAAGAATGGGAAAAAGTAAACGGTTTAGGAAGGCACATGATTTATTTATGTGATACAACATGCCTATGCATTGAAGCCAAAACACCAGAAATGGAGAACAAGATCTTCCTTGCACAGTTGAGTTCTGGAACCAAGAAGATTGTGTTTTATTCTCTTGAAACATGCACGTTTCATACATTCAATGGCAAAAGCATCCAGAAAAAAGTAGATATCGTCCCAACTAGATATGTTTGTGCTCATACTTGGATTGAACCAAGTTGGTCTCTTCACTACCCCCCAAATGAAGAAGAGGAATAA
- the LOC122603777 gene encoding probable glutamate carboxypeptidase AMP1 — protein MALSPKSTSITTSPNSCTLFFIFTLTVIFLYTLYNHHSPSSAPPSISGDNPPFISTFLNSASNYTISNYLRHLTLRPHLAGTPQSSAAADYVRHNFQSFNLETHVTEYSVLLSYPVKSSLTAHFSNKTAELLPLTEPQLGFDFSDVVKPYHAYSPSGSVYGKAVYVSHGKEDDYRALEAAGVDVKGCIAVVKRGGGMSRNAAVVMAAEKGVAAVVMFTENKDKVRSFKSGGGVERGNVLDGVGDPRTPGWASAGADGFEVLGLEYDEVLKRFPGVPSLPISAETAEMILGSLEGARVPHFGSDGDLVEKFDRVGPGPTFLNFTYQGENKVATIQNVFAVIKGSEEPDRFVVLGNHRDAWTYGAVDPNSGTAALIDIGRRYSLMMRMGWIPQRTIVLCSWDAEEFGMIGSTEWVEQNLVNLGSKAVAYINVDCAVQGPGFFAAATPQLDDILVEVTKKVADPEFADSTLFEKWKTTSDFPMIQRLSDVFSDFSPFLHHAGVPSIDLYYGKDFPVYHTAFDSYEWMVKYGDPFFHRHVAVAGVWGLLALHLADDPILPFNYVSYAAQLQNHTQSLHKLLEGDVSLHPITSAIQELTVVAKQVEDETKKMREDETKGHVSILKRRILNDRLMFAERGFLDSDGIQGRQWFKHLVYGPAIESKLGFFPGVADALYQSPGAEHAKKQAVIQHEIWRVARAIQRATSALRGGLT, from the exons ATGGCCCTATCTCCTAAATCAACCTCCATTACCACATCTCCTAATTCGTGCACTCTCTTCTTCATTTTCACTCTCACCGTCATCTTTCTTTACACCCTTTACAACCACCATTCACCGTCATCTGCACCGCCGTCTATTTCCGGTGATAACCCGCCTTTTATTTCCACTTTCTTAAACTCTGCTTCCAATTACACCATTTCTAACTACCTCCGCCACCTTACCCTCCGCCCCCATCTCGCCGGCACACCGCAGTCATCCGCCGCCGCCGACTACGTCAGGCATAACTTCCAGTCATTCAACCTTGAAACCCATGTGACGGAATACTCTGTTTTGCTGTCTTATCCTGTGAAATCATCACTCACGGCGCATTTCAGCAATAAAACCGCAGAGTTACTCCCGTTGACCGAACCCCAGTTGGGGTTTGACTTTTCAGATGTTGTGAAGCCTTATCATGCTTATTCGCCATCTGGGTCAGTGTATGGTAAGGCGGTTTACGTTAGCCATGGCAAAGAAGATGACTATCGTGCGCTGGAGGCGGCTGGGGTGGATGTGAAAGGGTGTATAGCGGTGGTCAAAAGAGGTGGTGGGATGTCAAGAAATGCAGCCGTAGTGATGGCGGCGGAAAAAGGGGTGGCGGCGGTGGTTATGTTTActgaaaataaagataaagttaGAAGCTTTAAGAGTGGTGGTGGGGTAGAAAGAGGGAATGTTTTGGACGGTGTGGGGGACCCGCGGACGCCTGGATGGGCCTCCGCGGGTGCAGATGGTTTCGAGGTTTTAGGGTTGGAGTATGATGAGGTTTTGAAGAGGTTTCCGGGTGTGCCGTCTCTACCTATTTCGGCAGAGACGGCAGAAATGATATTGGGGTCACTTGAAGGGGCCAGGGTGCCCCATTTTGGGAGTGATGGTGACCTAGTTGAGAAATTTGACAGAGTTGGCCCTGGACCAACtttcttgaattttacatatcag GGGGAGAATAAGGTGGCAACGATTCAAAATGTATTTGCCGTGATAAAAGGATCAGAAGAGCCTGACCGGTTTGTGGTACTTGGCAACCACAGAGATGCATGGACCTATGGAGCCGTTGACCCAAATAGTGGGACTGCTGCCCTTATTGACATTGGTCGTAGGTATTCTCTTATGATGCGCATGGGGTGGATTCCTCAGAGAACTATCGTTTTATGCAGTTGGGATGCAGAAGAGTTTGGGATG ATCGGATCTACTGAATGGGTTGAGCAAAATCTTGTAAATTTGGGCTCCAAGGCTGTGGCATATATCAATGTGGACTGTGCGGTTCAAGGGCCTGGATTTTTCGCTGCTGCAACACCTCAGCTAGATGATATTCTAGTTGAGGTTACCAAGAAG GTTGCAGATCCCGAATTCGCAGATTCAACACTCTTTGAGAAGTGGAAAACAACAAGTGACTTCCCTATG ATTCAAAGACTTAGTGacgtattttctgatttttctcCGTTTTTGCATCATGCCGGGGTTCCTTCTATTGATCTTTACTATGGCAAAG ATTTTCCGGTTTACCACACTGCTTTTGACTCGTATGAGTGGATGGTTAAGTATGGAGACCCGTTCTTCCATCGTCACGTGGCTG TTGCTGGTGTTTGGGGACTGCTTGCACTTCACTTGGCTGATGATCCTATCTTACCCTTCAACTATGTTTCATATGCAGCTCAGTTGCAG AACCACACACAGTCATTACACAAATTGTTGGAAGGGGATGTCTCTTTGCATCCTATAACATCTGCCATTCAAGAACTTACAGTTGTTGCTAAACAAGTGGAAGATGAAACGAAg AAAATGAGGGAGGACGAAACCAAAGGTCATGTTTCGATTTTAAAGAGACGCATCTTAAATGATCGTTTGATGTTTGCTGAAAGAGGGTTCTTGGATTCAGATGGAATACAAGGAAGGCAATGGTTCAAGCATCTT GTGTATGGACCTGCTATCGAGAGTAAATTGGGATTCTTCCCTGGAGTTGCAGATGCTTTATATCAGTCACCAGGAGCAGAACATGCAAAGAAACAGGCAGTAATCCAACATGAAATCTGGAGGGTTGCAAGGGCCATCCAAAGAGCCACAAGTGCTTTAAGAGGTGGATTAACATAA